In a single window of the Streptomyces sp. NBC_00353 genome:
- a CDS encoding TetR/AcrR family transcriptional regulator, whose product MSQTESAAFQRARRPEQIEIRKQTILDAAEALLGEMPIAEISLRELSRRVGLSKTNVVRYFETREAVFLELLRRSQQEWLDTVERDLPPAQSAPHRVVCSALAASLAQRPLLCELWSALATVLERNVSLESVRDFKLSNLEAQVRFAGLVSDRIPELGDDAARELAALCTVAVAGLWPFANPSPTVLAATEDPRLAGSRIDFATMLGRHLDLLVTGLLHRPATSPNPPSRQ is encoded by the coding sequence GTGAGCCAGACCGAGAGCGCCGCATTTCAGCGGGCCCGGCGACCGGAGCAGATCGAGATTCGCAAGCAGACGATTCTCGACGCGGCCGAGGCCCTGCTCGGTGAGATGCCGATCGCAGAGATCAGCCTGCGGGAACTCAGTCGCCGGGTCGGGCTGTCGAAGACGAACGTCGTGCGCTACTTCGAGACCCGCGAGGCGGTCTTCCTCGAACTCCTGCGCCGCTCCCAGCAGGAGTGGCTGGACACCGTCGAGCGCGACCTGCCGCCAGCCCAGTCTGCGCCGCATCGTGTCGTCTGCAGCGCGCTCGCAGCTTCCCTGGCGCAGCGGCCGCTGCTGTGCGAGCTGTGGAGCGCACTGGCCACGGTCCTGGAACGCAACGTCTCCCTCGAATCCGTCCGTGACTTCAAGCTGTCCAATCTGGAAGCGCAGGTACGCTTCGCCGGCCTGGTGAGTGACCGGATTCCCGAACTGGGAGATGACGCCGCCCGGGAACTGGCGGCCTTGTGCACCGTCGCTGTCGCAGGCCTATGGCCCTTCGCCAACCCCTCCCCCACTGTCCTGGCGGCGACCGAGGACCCACGCCTGGCCGGATCCCGCATCGACTTCGCCACCATGCTCGGCCGACACCTCGACCTACTGGTCACTGGGCTGCTCCACCGCCCCGCCACCTCGCCAAATCCTCCCTCCCGGCAATGA
- a CDS encoding TetR/AcrR family transcriptional regulator: protein MPRPADPAKRADLLRRVRSYVLRNGLASLSLRPLARELGTSDRMLLYYFGTKERMVAEALSLDDRRPLLRFRDVSDSADAPEDAAGLRRLLEELWEEFHSPDRQAVMPLQFELMTASVLHPDRYGPLMRDLITEWTDLLTPLFVRLGMSDERARNEATLVVDAILGLLYGSLADGDWDRAAAAFHTLLDRLESGWTPDGAQTDTSPRTSRSARP from the coding sequence ATGCCGCGGCCGGCCGACCCAGCCAAACGAGCGGACCTGCTGCGCCGTGTTCGCTCGTACGTGCTCCGCAACGGACTGGCGAGCCTGTCCCTGCGCCCGCTGGCCCGGGAGCTGGGCACCAGCGACCGCATGCTCCTCTATTACTTCGGCACCAAGGAGCGCATGGTCGCGGAGGCACTGTCCCTGGATGACCGACGCCCGCTCCTGCGCTTTCGCGATGTAAGCGACTCCGCCGACGCCCCCGAGGACGCGGCGGGCCTGCGGCGCCTCCTGGAAGAGCTGTGGGAGGAGTTCCACAGTCCGGACCGCCAGGCCGTGATGCCACTCCAGTTCGAATTGATGACGGCCAGCGTGCTCCACCCCGACCGGTACGGGCCCCTCATGCGCGACCTGATCACCGAGTGGACGGATCTGCTCACCCCCCTTTTCGTCCGCCTCGGCATGTCCGACGAACGCGCCAGGAACGAGGCCACCCTGGTGGTCGACGCCATCCTCGGACTGCTCTACGGGTCGCTCGCCGACGGCGACTGGGACCGGGCGGCGGCTGCCTTCCACACCCTGCTCGACCGCCTTGAATCCGGCTGGACACCCGACGGCGCGCAAACAGACACCTCTCCCAGGACCAGTCGCTCAGCCAGACCTTGA
- a CDS encoding 50S ribosomal protein bL37, translating into MAKRGNKRRARKKKKANHGKRPNA; encoded by the coding sequence ATGGCCAAGCGAGGGAACAAGCGACGTGCCCGCAAGAAGAAGAAGGCCAATCACGGCAAGCGTCCCAACGCCTGA
- a CDS encoding ATP-binding protein has product MAAQDAALGKAGVSEGAPPSWFARQLALWSLVTEPLRPLGAPRARATARDASWPLAPELISVSRARRLVVAQVGEWRLNELADTVELLVSEMVTNALCHARGPVRLNLQVRGPHLRCEVEDTNSDGPVRRTVCADAEGGRGMELLDLLAEAWGSSRTATGKTLWFELPLPVPAQTCRPGGL; this is encoded by the coding sequence ATGGCTGCCCAGGACGCCGCTCTCGGTAAGGCGGGTGTCTCCGAGGGCGCCCCGCCTTCGTGGTTCGCCCGCCAGCTGGCCCTGTGGTCGCTTGTCACGGAGCCCCTGCGGCCCCTGGGCGCTCCCCGCGCCCGGGCCACCGCCCGGGACGCGTCCTGGCCTCTGGCGCCGGAGCTGATCTCCGTCAGCCGTGCCCGCCGACTGGTGGTCGCACAAGTCGGCGAGTGGAGACTGAACGAGCTGGCCGACACTGTTGAGCTGCTGGTCAGCGAAATGGTCACCAACGCCCTGTGTCACGCACGCGGCCCCGTGCGGCTCAATCTCCAGGTCCGCGGCCCGCATCTGCGGTGCGAGGTCGAGGACACCAACTCCGACGGGCCGGTACGCCGCACCGTCTGCGCCGACGCGGAGGGCGGGCGCGGCATGGAACTCCTCGACCTGCTCGCCGAAGCCTGGGGCAGTTCCCGCACCGCCACCGGCAAGACCTTGTGGTTCGAACTGCCGCTCCCCGTACCCGCGCAGACCTGCCGGCCTGGCGGCCTCTGA
- a CDS encoding lipase family protein, with product MSRKSTRSRSTFSTMHPVGSPNPRQRPGSMRVLAILVAAAACTGTYAVPASATQESAPVVSRGVTIPAFYNPPAELPSANGGLIRTEPLPLGLSLPGLDGRPMPGTATRIMYKSTDSNGRPVAVTGSYIEPSAAWKGDGPRPLVAVASGTMGQGDQCAPSLALQYPLTLSGETVSVGYEDLAIYRLLSTGAAVVVTDYVGLGVTDRLHTYVNRLDQGQALLDAARAARAVPGASITPDSRVALYGYSQGGGASAAAAELQPSYAPEVKLAGTYAGAPPADLTSVMKGIDGSALAGALAWSINGFAQADPDLRNIVEANINTTGRAALKDASTMCVGDAIFGYGFTKSTKWTTSGKSIGDIIAADSRAQAALDEQRIGTLKPAGPVRLATGIQDDIVPHKQARQLAVDWCRKGGNITYEAIALPNLGDKLLTNHLVPLITDQGDAVSWLTDRLSGKAATSNCWTMPLQR from the coding sequence GTGAGCCGCAAGAGCACCCGTTCGCGTTCCACTTTCAGCACCATGCACCCGGTGGGTTCCCCCAACCCCCGGCAAAGGCCAGGAAGCATGCGAGTGTTGGCCATCCTGGTGGCCGCGGCGGCCTGTACGGGCACGTACGCCGTACCCGCCTCCGCCACCCAGGAGTCGGCGCCCGTGGTGTCCCGGGGAGTGACCATCCCCGCCTTCTACAACCCGCCCGCCGAACTGCCCTCCGCAAACGGCGGGCTGATCCGCACCGAACCCCTGCCACTCGGTCTGAGTCTTCCGGGCCTGGACGGCCGCCCGATGCCGGGCACGGCGACCCGAATCATGTACAAGTCCACCGACTCCAACGGGCGACCCGTCGCGGTGACCGGCTCGTACATCGAACCCTCTGCGGCGTGGAAGGGTGACGGGCCCAGGCCGCTGGTGGCGGTGGCCTCGGGCACCATGGGCCAGGGCGATCAGTGCGCACCCTCGCTGGCACTGCAGTACCCGCTCACCCTGAGCGGCGAGACGGTGTCGGTCGGCTACGAGGACTTGGCCATCTACCGCCTCCTCTCCACCGGTGCCGCGGTAGTCGTCACCGACTACGTCGGCCTCGGCGTCACCGACCGGCTCCACACCTACGTCAACCGCCTCGACCAGGGGCAGGCCCTGCTGGACGCAGCGCGCGCTGCGCGCGCCGTGCCAGGAGCGTCGATCACCCCCGATTCACGCGTCGCCCTGTACGGCTACAGCCAAGGCGGAGGGGCCAGCGCCGCGGCCGCCGAGCTGCAGCCCTCGTACGCGCCTGAGGTCAAACTGGCCGGTACCTACGCCGGCGCGCCACCCGCCGACCTGACCTCGGTCATGAAGGGCATCGACGGCAGCGCCCTGGCCGGCGCGCTGGCCTGGTCGATCAACGGCTTCGCCCAGGCCGACCCTGACCTGCGGAACATCGTCGAGGCCAACATCAACACCACTGGCAGGGCCGCGCTGAAGGACGCATCGACCATGTGTGTCGGCGATGCAATCTTCGGCTACGGATTCACCAAGAGCACCAAATGGACCACCAGCGGCAAGTCCATCGGCGACATCATCGCAGCCGACTCCCGGGCGCAGGCCGCTCTCGACGAGCAGCGCATCGGCACACTCAAACCCGCCGGCCCGGTACGCCTGGCAACCGGCATTCAGGACGACATCGTTCCCCACAAGCAGGCCCGCCAACTGGCCGTGGACTGGTGCCGCAAGGGCGGCAACATCACCTACGAGGCCATTGCCCTGCCGAACCTCGGCGACAAGCTCCTCACCAACCATCTCGTGCCTCTCATCACCGACCAGGGCGATGCGGTGTCCTGGCTGACCGACCGCCTCTCGGGCAAGGCAGCCACCTCCAACTGCTGGACGATGCCGCTGCAGCGCTGA
- a CDS encoding aldehyde dehydrogenase: protein MTSYDKLFIGGRWTAPAGSETIEVRSPHDQSLVGRVPGASEADVDRAVEAARQAFDHGPWPRTTPSERRAVLARFNELHTARGQELAALVTSENGTPLWFTGLLHNGGIAEQTASYLRASESFGWEERLESGTTIRREPVGVIAAVIPWNAPHQSALAKIVPALLAGCTVILKAAPETALDALVLGDIFAEAGLPEGVLSILPAGREVSEYLVSHPSVDKIAFTGSTTAGRRIAAIAGEQLKRVSLELGGKSAAIILEDADLAAVTEGLKTASLANNGESCVAHTRILAPRSRYEEIVAALATMIEGLTVGDPSDPATFIGPMVRADQQQRVRNYIDLGIKEGARLVVGGSDVPQGLEGGFYVRPTLFADVDNSMRIAQEEIFGPVLVVIPFEDEEDAVRIANDSPYGLGGGVWSADTENGMEVARRIRTGTFSVNGAHAAFDGPFGGYKASGIGREFGLVGLGQYVEFKTISS, encoded by the coding sequence ATGACCTCTTACGACAAGCTCTTCATCGGCGGACGCTGGACCGCACCCGCGGGCTCCGAGACGATCGAGGTGCGCTCCCCGCACGATCAGTCACTGGTGGGCCGGGTCCCAGGCGCATCCGAGGCGGACGTCGACCGGGCGGTCGAGGCCGCGCGGCAGGCCTTCGACCACGGGCCCTGGCCACGGACGACGCCGAGCGAGCGGCGCGCCGTCCTCGCTCGGTTCAACGAGCTGCACACGGCCCGCGGGCAGGAACTCGCGGCCCTGGTCACCTCCGAGAACGGCACCCCGCTGTGGTTCACCGGATTGCTGCACAACGGTGGGATCGCCGAGCAGACCGCCTCCTACCTGCGGGCCTCGGAATCCTTCGGCTGGGAGGAGCGCCTGGAATCCGGCACGACGATCCGCCGTGAGCCGGTCGGGGTGATCGCCGCGGTCATCCCATGGAATGCACCCCATCAGTCGGCTCTGGCGAAGATCGTCCCCGCCCTCCTCGCGGGCTGCACCGTCATCCTCAAGGCCGCGCCGGAGACCGCGCTCGATGCCCTGGTGCTCGGCGACATCTTTGCCGAGGCCGGTCTGCCGGAGGGCGTCCTCAGCATCCTGCCCGCCGGCCGGGAGGTCAGCGAGTACCTGGTCTCGCACCCGAGCGTGGACAAGATCGCCTTCACCGGTTCAACGACGGCGGGCCGCCGTATCGCGGCGATAGCGGGCGAGCAGCTCAAGCGGGTGAGCTTGGAGCTGGGCGGCAAGTCCGCCGCGATCATCCTCGAGGACGCCGACCTCGCTGCCGTGACCGAGGGGCTGAAGACTGCGTCTCTGGCGAACAACGGCGAGAGCTGCGTCGCCCACACCCGCATCCTCGCGCCCCGCAGCCGCTACGAGGAGATCGTTGCTGCGCTGGCAACGATGATCGAGGGCCTCACGGTGGGGGACCCCTCCGACCCTGCCACCTTCATCGGTCCCATGGTCCGCGCCGACCAGCAGCAGCGCGTGCGGAACTACATCGACCTGGGGATCAAGGAGGGTGCGCGTCTCGTCGTAGGCGGATCCGACGTGCCCCAGGGGCTGGAGGGTGGCTTCTACGTGCGCCCCACGCTGTTCGCCGATGTCGACAACAGCATGCGCATCGCCCAGGAGGAGATCTTCGGCCCCGTTCTCGTCGTCATCCCGTTCGAGGACGAGGAGGACGCCGTGCGGATCGCCAACGACTCCCCGTACGGCCTCGGCGGCGGCGTGTGGAGCGCCGACACCGAGAACGGAATGGAGGTCGCCCGCCGTATCCGCACCGGAACGTTCTCCGTCAACGGCGCCCACGCGGCGTTCGACGGGCCGTTCGGCGGCTACAAGGCCAGCGGTATCGGCCGTGAATTCGGGCTCGTCGGACTGGGCCAGTACGTCGAGTTCAAGACGATCAGCAGCTGA
- a CDS encoding dienelactone hydrolase family protein → MTAVRGTSVDIPTQEGVADAYLTHPDDSSPHPAVLLYMDAFGLRPHLKKMADRLARAGYTVLAPNVFYRHGRAPVVELPDVIDPVRRPEIFERIGPIMNSLTPDLAMRDADAYLRWLTACPLTTDGPVGITGYCMGARLALRTAGTYPERVAAVAGFHGGRLATDSPDSPHLLADRITAELYFGHADQDPSLPPEQINRLDEALTAAGVRHHSEIYPGAHHGFTQADTAAYDSTADERHWTALLALLDRAL, encoded by the coding sequence ATGACTGCCGTACGCGGAACATCGGTGGACATCCCCACCCAGGAGGGCGTCGCCGATGCCTACCTGACCCACCCCGACGACAGCAGTCCCCACCCCGCGGTCCTGCTCTACATGGACGCCTTCGGGCTCCGCCCTCACCTGAAGAAAATGGCCGACCGTCTCGCCCGGGCCGGCTACACCGTCCTGGCCCCCAACGTCTTCTACCGCCATGGGCGGGCCCCGGTGGTCGAACTGCCCGACGTCATCGACCCGGTCCGCCGCCCGGAGATCTTCGAGCGTATCGGCCCGATCATGAACTCACTGACACCCGATCTGGCGATGCGCGACGCAGACGCCTATCTGCGCTGGCTGACCGCCTGCCCCCTGACGACCGACGGGCCGGTCGGCATCACGGGCTACTGCATGGGCGCCCGCCTGGCCCTGCGCACCGCCGGCACCTACCCGGAGCGGGTCGCCGCCGTGGCCGGCTTCCACGGTGGCCGTCTGGCCACCGACTCACCCGACAGCCCGCACCTGCTCGCCGACCGGATCACCGCAGAGCTGTACTTCGGCCACGCCGACCAGGACCCCTCGCTGCCTCCCGAGCAGATCAACCGCCTCGACGAGGCCCTCACCGCAGCAGGCGTACGCCACCACAGCGAGATCTATCCCGGGGCGCACCACGGTTTCACCCAGGCCGACACCGCCGCCTACGACAGCACTGCGGACGAGCGCCACTGGACCGCACTGTTGGCGCTCCTGGACCGCGCCCTCTGA